A single genomic interval of Plectropomus leopardus isolate mb unplaced genomic scaffold, YSFRI_Pleo_2.0 unplaced_scaffold22102, whole genome shotgun sequence harbors:
- the LOC121965879 gene encoding receptor-type tyrosine-protein phosphatase kappa — EQYIFIHDAILEACLCGETAIPVCEFKAAFYELIRIDSQTNSSHLKDEFQTLNSVTPQPQPEDCSIALLPRNQDKNRFMDGLPPDRCLPFLITIDGESSNYINAALMD; from the exons GAGCAGTATATATTCATCCATGATGCCATCCTAGAGGCTTGTCTATGTGGAGAAACAGCCATACCAGTCTGTGAGTTCAAAGCTGCTTTTTATGAGCTGATCCGCATCGACTCGCAGACCAACTCGTCACATCTGAAGGATGAGTTCCAG ACATTAAATTCGGTGACTCCTCAGCCTCAGCCTGAAGACTGCAGCATCGCATTGTTGCCTAGAAACCAAGATAAGAACCGCTTTATGGACGGCCTTCCTCCTGACAGATGCCTTCCCTTCCTCATTACAATAGATGGAGAAAGCAGCAATTACATCAACGCTGC